The Nostoc cf. commune SO-36 genomic sequence GAAGGGTCGAGTGGATATTCTGGTCGCTACTCCAGGGCGGCTGCTAGACCACGTACAGCAGGGCACAGTCAACCTATCGCATATTGAAGTTCTGGTGCTAGATGAAGCAGACCGGATGCTGGATATGGGCTTTATTAATGATATCCGCCGTATCCTCTCACTTCTACCCAAAAAGCGGCAAAATTTGCTATTCTTCGCTACTTTTTCGGACAAAATTAAGGCACTGGCTGCCGGACTGCTCAATCACCCAACAATGATTGAGGTCGCACGCCGCAACGTTACCGCCGACACGATCGCACAAAAAATTTATCAGGTAGACCGTGACAAGAAACGCCAATTACTGGCCCACCTGATTCGGCGAGATAATTGGTATCAAGTGCTAGTGTTCACTCGCACTAAGTACGGTGCTGACCGTTTGGTTAAGCAGTTGGGCGAAGACCGCATTCAAGCATTGGCAATCCACGGTAATAAGAGCCAGCCAGCGCGTACCCATGCTTTGGCAAAGTTCAAGAATGGCACTTTACAGGTATTAGTAGCGACAGATATTGCTGCTAGAGGTCTTGACATCAGTGAACTGCCCCATGTAGTCAACTTCGATCTGCCCAATGTACCAGAAGATTATGTTCATCGCATTGGGCGTACTGGTCGTGCTGGGGCATCAGGTGAAGCCTTATCGTTGGTGTCCGTTGATGAATACCCTCTATTGAAAGATATTGAAATACTAATTGAGCAGCGCTTGCCAAGGGAAGTGGTAGCTGGTTTTGCACCCAACTCCGATACCAATGCCGAACCAATCCCAAATGGACGGCAACACAGAGTCAAACCCGGAGGTGATAAGCGTCCGGCTCGGACTCCTAAACCTTTACCACAGACATCGGCTAAACGTAAAGCAGCACCACCCGCCATTAATGGCGATAAACCTGGCGCTCGTTCGTCTGCATCACGCCGTTCTGCGAAACGCGATCGCTAATCTTCGTCTTAAGCGTTACTCTTTCAGCAACGCCCCTAAGTGGACATAATATAAGTCCTAATAGCAATGTGGCTCTTAGGACTTACGCACTTAGCTTAGATATTGAAACTAAGAAATGAAAAATAGCACAACGCCCCATGTCAATTACAAAATTCCCAAAAAATGGTTAATTTTGGTTACATTGGCTTTGATATCTGCCTTGTTGCTGGCGATCGCATCTACAGCCTTAAGTATTTACTTGTATGGCAGCAGTACTAATAATATCAAGGCAGATGCAGCAATTGTTTTTAGGAGCCGCAGTTTGGGGACAAGAACATCTCCTGTTTTCAGAGAGCGAATCAATCACGCCATTAACTTATATAAAAATGGATCTGTTAAGACGATTATTTTTACTGGCGGAGTTGGCGAAAGTAATGAACCAGCTGAAGCTATAGTTGGAAAAAATTATGCGATCGCGCAACAGGTAAAAGCTGCTGACATTTTCACTGAAACTCAATCTCGCACAACTCACCAAAACCTCAAAAATGCTTTGGAAGTAGCGAATGCTCACCAATTAACTAAGTTTCTTATTGTTAGCGATCCATTGCATCTGAAGCGAGCCGTATTAATGGCGCGAGGTTTAGGAATGGATGCACATTCGTCTCCCACACCTACTACCCGCTATCGCAGTTTTCACAGTCAGATAGAGTTTTTAAGCCGAGAAACTTATTTTTACTTTGTCTATTTAGTGTTTAAAATCTAGCTTCCGAAACTACAATAACTCTGTGATGGAAAATAACCGTTGTCGGTCTATTTGTTGCAGCTTGATTTTTTCAGCGTAGAATGCCTGATAATAGGATTGATAACGCTCTGGTTCAGCTTCTGGATCAGTTTGTTGCCATAGTTCCAAAAAGTGACGATAGCGTTTTTCCAGCATCACCAAATCCATGCAAGCGATCGCAGCTTGAACCACTTGCGGAGTCCGAAGTATTTCTTTCTGGTTTTTTTCATCCACATGAAATAAATGGGCAATTAATGCCATCTCGCTGCCAAATTCTAAGAACTGGTCTTGCAGGCGGGAAATTAAATTTGGTAGAGACACAAAATTTTTCGTTTCTTCATCACCGGATGAAATTTCTAAAATCTGCTGCCATAAAAATCGGTGGTGGGAAAGGCTAAATTGCAAATCTCTCTCCTCTAGTTCGGCAA encodes the following:
- a CDS encoding DEAD/DEAH box helicase, with translation MSFSTLGLSNEIIRAVTERGYTEPTPIQMQAIPAVLSGSDLLAGAQTGTGKTASFTLPLLHRLSSDKSKGTSNGYPQIRALILTPTRELAAQVEESVREYGKYLQLNSMVMFGGVSINLQKQRLKGRVDILVATPGRLLDHVQQGTVNLSHIEVLVLDEADRMLDMGFINDIRRILSLLPKKRQNLLFFATFSDKIKALAAGLLNHPTMIEVARRNVTADTIAQKIYQVDRDKKRQLLAHLIRRDNWYQVLVFTRTKYGADRLVKQLGEDRIQALAIHGNKSQPARTHALAKFKNGTLQVLVATDIAARGLDISELPHVVNFDLPNVPEDYVHRIGRTGRAGASGEALSLVSVDEYPLLKDIEILIEQRLPREVVAGFAPNSDTNAEPIPNGRQHRVKPGGDKRPARTPKPLPQTSAKRKAAPPAINGDKPGARSSASRRSAKRDR
- a CDS encoding YdcF family protein codes for the protein MKNSTTPHVNYKIPKKWLILVTLALISALLLAIASTALSIYLYGSSTNNIKADAAIVFRSRSLGTRTSPVFRERINHAINLYKNGSVKTIIFTGGVGESNEPAEAIVGKNYAIAQQVKAADIFTETQSRTTHQNLKNALEVANAHQLTKFLIVSDPLHLKRAVLMARGLGMDAHSSPTPTTRYRSFHSQIEFLSRETYFYFVYLVFKI